One stretch of Heptranchias perlo isolate sHepPer1 chromosome 29, sHepPer1.hap1, whole genome shotgun sequence DNA includes these proteins:
- the uhrf1 gene encoding E3 ubiquitin-protein ligase UHRF1: protein MWIQVRTMDGKETRHIDGLSKLTLVQELREKIREAFGVEADRQRLFYRGKQMEDAHSLFDYNVGLNDIIQLLIRQADQVSKGTTRKEKDAELSDTDSGCGSAQSESDKNSNNGEAAMELEGQAGTSTQPDLVDPGFGLYKINELVDARDMHMGAWFEAVVVSVTQDESASNSTNNEESAHSSKTMETKIADEDVIYHIKYEDYPENGIVQLRWKDIRPRARTVLQWHQLHVGHVVMVNYNPDEPKQRGYWYDAEILRKRETRTIKEVYAKIILGDAGDSLNDCRISLVDEVYKIEEPGSAGVNGSESPLKRQNGPECKYCKDNPNKDCKQCACHICGGKGDPEKQLLCDECDMAYHTYCLNPPLTSIPEVEDWYCPLCKNDANEVVLAGEKLKESKKKAKMASANSACQRDWGKGMACVGRTKECTIVPSNHYGPIPGVPVGTQWKFRVQVSESGVHRPHVAGIHGRSNDGAYSLVLAGGYEDDVDHGGDFTYTGSGGRDLSGNKRTAEQSCDQKLTNMNRALALNCNAAINDKVGADAKDWRAGKSVRVVRSAKGRKHSKFAPEEGNRYDGIYKVVKYWPEKGKSGFLVWRYMLKRDDEEPAPWTKDGKERMKKLGLTMQYPEGYLDSVANKEKEKENKKRDEDPEPTPSKRKRKSNADEDRFTSAPSPKGTPKKPKVEAFKLTAEQKKLIKDDEVNKKVWDEALLSLKDGPKFLSKLEETFLCICCQEVVFQPITTDCQHNVCKSCLQRSFKADVYTCPACRYDIGKNCSMAVNKSLQSLLTQLFPGYGNGR from the exons ATGTGGATCCAGGTGCGGACGATGGACGGCAAAGAGACCCGTCACATTGATGGGCTCTCCAAACTGACTCTGGTGCAGGAGCTGAGGGAAAAGATCCGGGAAGCGTTCGGGGTGGAGGCGGATCGGCAGCGGCTGTTCTACCGGGGAAAGCAG ATGGAAGATGCCCATTCACTTTTTGACTATAATGTGGGACTTAATGACATCATCCAGCTGCTTATTCGCCAGGCTGATCAAGTATCAAAAGGCACCACCAGAAAAGAAAAGGATGCAGAGCTGTCTGACACAGACTCTGGATGTGGATCTGCACAAAGTGAATCGGATAAGAACTCCAACAATGGTGAAGCTGCTATGGAactggaaggacaggcaggaacaTCCACACAGCCTGACCTTGTTGACCCAGGTTTTGGCTTATACAAG aTAAATGAATTGGTTGATGCTCGAGACATGCACATGGGTGCTTGGTTTGAAGCTGTGGTCGTCAGTGTGACACAAGATGAGAGTGCAAGCAACTCTACCAATAATGAAGAGTCTGCGCATTCAAGCAAAACTATGGAAACCAAGATTGCTGATGAAGATGTGATTTATCACATTAAATATGAAGA TTACCCTGAAAATGGAATTGTGCAGTTGCGATGGAAGGACATCCGGCCACGGGCGAGGACAGTCTTGCAATGGCACCAACTTCATGTTGGGCATGTGGTGATGGTGAACTATAACCCGGATGAACCTAAACAGCGAGGCTACTGGTATGATGCAGAAATTCTACGAAAGAGGGAGACCAGGACAATCAAAGAGGTCTATGCTAAAATTATTTTGGG GGATGCTGGTGATTCTTTGAATGATTGCAGAATCTCATTGGTGGATGAAGTCTACAAAATTGAGGAGCCGGGAAGTGCTGGAGTTAATGGATCTGAAAGTCCCTTGAAAA GGCAGAATGGACCTGAATGCAAGTACTGCAAAGATAACCCTAACAAGGACTGCAAACAGTGCGCCTGTCACATATGTGGTGGGAAGGGCGACCCAGAGAAGCAGCTGCTGTGTGACGAGTGTGATATGGCTTATCATACCTACTGCCTCAACCCTCCTCTCACCAGCATACCAGAGGTCGAAGACTG GTATTGCCCTCTATGCAAAAACGATGCTAATGAAGTGGTGCTAGCTGGTGAGAAACTGAAGGAGAGCAAAAAGAAGGCGAAGATGGCCTCTGCTAACTCTGCCTGCCAGAGAGACTGGGGCAAG GGTATGGCCTGTGTAGGTCGCACAAAGGAATGTACAATTGTCCCCTCTAACCACTATGGGCCTATCCCTGGTGTTCCTGTGGGCACTCAGTGGAAATTCAGGGTCCAG GTGAGTGAATCGGGAGTTCACAGGCCGCATGTGGCAGGAATTCATGGTCGAAGCAATGATGGAGCATATTCCCTTGTGCTTGCAGGAGGCTATGAAGATGATGTG GATCATGGGGGTGACTTCACCTACACTGGAAGTGGCGGGCGTGACCTTTCTGGAAACAAACGTACAGCAGAACAATCATGTGATCAGAAGCTGACCAACATGAACAG GGCTTTGGCTCTGAACTGTAACGCTGCCATTAATGACAAAGTGGGAGCCGACGCTAAAGATTGGAGAGctggaaaatcagtcagggttgtgAGAAGCGCCAAAGGCCGTAAACACAGCAAGTTCGCACCAGAAGAAGGGAACCGTTATGATGGCATTTATAAG GTGGTGAAATACTGGCCTGAGAAGGGAAAGTCTGGTTTCTTGGTATGGAGATACATGTTGAAACGGGATGATGAAGAACCAGCTCCATGGACCAAAGATGGCAAGGAGAGGATGAAGAAGCTAGGATTAACTATGCAG TACCCCGAAGGTTACCTTGATTCTGTCGCCAataaagagaaagagaaggagaataAAAAGCGGGATGAAGATCCTGAGCCAACACCAagcaaaaggaaaagaaaatcaaatgCAG ATGAGGATAGATTTACATCAGCCCCGTCACCAAAAGGCACCCCAAAGAAGCCGAAGGTAGAGGCATTCAAACTGACGGCAGAGCAGAAGAAACTCATAAAAGATGATGAAGTTAATAAGAAGGTGTGGGATGAAGCGCTGCTATCCCTTAAGGATGGGCCG AAATTCCTGTCAAAATTAGAGGAAACGTTCTTGTGCATTTGTTGTCAGGAGGTGGTGTTCCAGCCAATTACAACAGACTGTCAACACAATGTCTGCAAA AGCTGCTTACAACGTTCCTTCAAGGCTGATGTGTACACCTGTCCTGCCTGCCGCTATGACATTGGCAAAAACTGCAGCATGGCGGTCAACAAAAGTCTGCAAAGTCTTCTAACCCAACTGTTTCCGGGATATGGTAATGGTCGGTGA